CCGTATACATCGGATTCAGCGTGGCCTACGGCCATCGCATGATCGACTGGTGTGACACACGTTTCGCCCATCGCTTCGCGGCCGGGCCGGCGCCCGTCAAGGCGACCGGGGCGACCTACACCCGCCAGTGCTGGGCCGACGTCGCGCGGACGAGCGTGGCCGCGGCCATCACCTGCACGCTGACGGCGGTACTCATCGCGATCGCAGCCGACACCTCGTCCGCGGGCGCACTTTCGGGCAATTACACGTGGATGGGCGTCATTCTCGGCCTGGACGTGTTGTGGGCCGTCAGCTACACGCTGTGGCCACGACGCGCCTCGAAGAACGGCTGACACCACGCCGAAGGTGGGGCGCAGATCCGGGAGCGCCCGGATGCTCATGGTGGCAAGGTGGACATGCCAACCGACGACTCGAGCGACGAGGAACCGTCATGCGTCTGCCCCGACCCCGCTTCACCCCGCAGATCATGCGCGTCGTGCGTGACGTCGACCGTCTCGACCGTTCGCTGTTCACGGCGATCGCCGAGCACCGCAGCCCCATGCTCGACCGCGTCATGCCGAAGCTGAGCCGCGCCGCCGACTACTCGGTGCTGTGGATGGCGGTGGGCGCCGGGCTCGCCGCGAACGGCGACCGTCGGCTCAAGTGGGCCGCCGAGCGCGGGCTCGGCAACATCGCCCTCGCGAGCCTCCTGACGAACCAGGTCGGCAAGCGGCTCGCGCCACGCCTGCGCCCCGCGATCGAGAGCGTTCCGCTGGCTCGGCGCGTCTTCCGGCTGCCGACGTCGAACTCCTTCCCCTCCGGCCACAGCGCGAGCGCCGCCGCCTTCGCCATGGGTGTGTCGACGGAAGCGCCCGCGGCCGGCATCGTCGTGCAGGCGCTCGCGGGACTCGTCGCGTTCTCCCGCATCGCGACGGGCGCCCACTACCCGAGCGACGTCGCCGTCGGCTGGGCGATCGGCTCGGCCGTCTCGACGCTCGGGGCGCGCGTGCAACCGTCCGCCCCGCCGGCAAAGGTGACGCCGTCGCCGCCGCTGACGATCGACGTGCCGCCCCACCCGCGCGGCGCGGGCGTCGTCTGCGTCATCAACCCGCGAGCAGGAGGAGGTAACGGCGCGCGCGTCATCCGACGCATCGAGAAGCTGCTGCCCGAGGCGGAGATCGTCCGCCTCGGGCAGGGGCAGGATCTCGACGACCTGCTCGCCGACGCGGCCGCGCGCTGCGACGTGCTCGGCGTCGGCGGCGGTGACGGGACGCTGCAAGCCGGTGCGCGGCACGCGATCGAGCACGACGTGCCGCTCGCGGCGTTCCCCGCAGGCACGTTCAACCACTTCGCGAAGGCGCTCGGGGTGAGCGTCGA
This region of Dermacoccus nishinomiyaensis genomic DNA includes:
- a CDS encoding bifunctional phosphatase PAP2/diacylglycerol kinase family protein, with protein sequence MRLPRPRFTPQIMRVVRDVDRLDRSLFTAIAEHRSPMLDRVMPKLSRAADYSVLWMAVGAGLAANGDRRLKWAAERGLGNIALASLLTNQVGKRLAPRLRPAIESVPLARRVFRLPTSNSFPSGHSASAAAFAMGVSTEAPAAGIVVQALAGLVAFSRIATGAHYPSDVAVGWAIGSAVSTLGARVQPSAPPAKVTPSPPLTIDVPPHPRGAGVVCVINPRAGGGNGARVIRRIEKLLPEAEIVRLGQGQDLDDLLADAAARCDVLGVGGGDGTLQAGARHAIEHDVPLAAFPAGTFNHFAKALGVSVDATARAIEQGWCTTVDVARLNGEIFLNTASAGSYPEFVIRREKLEGRIGKPLAAVVAGWRMLRTAEPFTLRYDNREYTLAGIFIGNGRYDPPGDAPQTRLRMDDGQLDLRFLERGSRWAAVRTLFAVFTGGLGRLPLYHEFDAPKAHLEVVGGPILFARDGEVTGSGTVLDLDVAYRALTVYRPRTGSWSRVLRRFGWRRQGVTAS